In the Bacillota bacterium genome, CATCCCACGCAGGTGCTGGCCGACCTGCTCACCCTCCAGGAAGCCTTCGGACGCCTGGAGGGCCTCTCCCTGGCCTTCGTGGGCGACGGGCGGAACAACATGGCGCACGCGCTCCTCACCGGCCTGCCCAAGATGGGCGTCTCGCTGACCGTCGTCTGCCCGCCGGAACTGGCGCCGCGGCCGGAGTGGCTGGAGGCGGCCCGGGCCGCCTCCCTGCCCGGCGCGGAGGTGCGCGTGGTCCACGAGCCGGGCGAGGGCGTCCGCGGGGCGGACGCCGTCTACACCGACGTCTGGGCCTCCATGGGCGAGGAGGACCAGGCGGAGGAGCGCCGCCGTATCCTGGCGCCGTACCAGGTGAACGGCGCGCTGATGGCCGCCACGGGACGGGCGCGGAGCATCTTTCTCCACTGCCTGCCGGCCAACAAGGGGCAGGAGGTGAGCGCCGAGCTCTTCGAGAGCGAGGTCTCCCGCGTCTTCGACCAGGCGGAGAACCGGAAGCACACCATCAAGGCGCTGATGCTGGTCACCCTACTCTGAGGGGGACGGGGGCTTGGAGCAGACGGAACGGCTGGTGGTGGCGCTGGGCGGCAACGCCATCCTGCAGCCGGGGCAGCGGGGCACGTACGCCCAGCAGACGGAGAACGTCCGCCTGGCCGCCCGGCAGGTGGCGGCGCTGGTCCGCGCCGGCTACCGGGTGGTGGTCACCCACGGAAACGGGCCCCAGGTGGGCAACATCCTCCTGCAGAACGAGCGGGCGGCGGGCGAGGTGGAGCCCATGCCGCTGGACGTCTGCGGCGCCGAGTCGCAGGGCTTCATCGGCTACATGCTGGTGCAGGCGCTGCAGGCCGAACTGGGGCCGGAGCGGCCGGTGGCGGCGCTGGTGACGCGGACCGTCGTCCGCGAGGACGATCCCGCCTTCCGCGAGCCCAGCAAGCCCATCGGCCCCTTCTACGGCGAGGAGGAGGCGGCGCGGCTGGCGGTGGAGCGGGGCTACCGCCTGAAGGAGGACGCCGGCCGCGGCTGGCGGCGTGTCGTCCCCTCGCCGGAACCCGTGCGGATCGTCGAGCGCGAGGCCATCCGCGCGCTGGTGGAGGCCGGCGTGCTGGTGGTGGCGGCAGGGGGCGGCGGCGTGCCCGTGGTGGAGCGGCGGCTGCCGGACGGGCGGCGGCTCTACGAGGGCGTGGAGGCCGTCGTCGACAAGGACCTGGGCGCCCAGCGGCTGGCCGTCGACGTGGGGGCCGACCGCCTGCTGATGCTGACCGACGTCTCCCACGCCTACCTGCACTACCGCCGCCCGGACGCCCGGCCCCTGGAGCGCCTCTCGCGGACGGAGGCGCGGGGCCTGCTGGCGGCGGGCGAGTTCGCCGAGGGCAGCATGGGGCCCAAGGTGCGGGCGGCCGTCCGCTTCCTGGAGGCGGGCGGGCGCGAGGCCGTCATCGCCTCCCTGGCCGAGGCGGAGCGCGCCCTGGCCGGCGCCACGGGGACGCACGTCCTGCCCGACGCGGTGGCGGTGCGCGCCTAGGAGGGAGGCGCGGCCGCCGGCCCCGCCAGGCGGTGGAGCCAGGCCAGCGGCGTCTGCTGGCTCCCCTGGCCCAGGGGGTTGTCGCGGAAGAGCGAGGCCACCAGCGGCCGGTCGACGCCGGTGCTGGCGCCCAGCACGCGGACGCCCAGGTCGTTGGCGTCGACCACCGCCACGCCGACGCGGCGGCCGTAGCGCGCCTCCAGCCAGGCGGCCAGCCGCCGGGCGACGCCGTCGGGATCGGCCGGCGGCAGCTTGGCGTGGCGGTTGTAAGGCGGGATGGTGCCCGCCGTGGGACCGTCGATGGCCGCCACCTGGCTGCCGGCCAGCCGGTAGAAGAGGCCGCGCACCCCCAGCAGGCGGGCGGCGCCGCCCACCGCGGCCGCCAGCAGCACGCGCGGCGCGCCGGCGGTGCGCAGGGCCAGCTCCATGGTGGCCGGGATGCCGAGGCCGATGCCGGAGGCCGTCCGCCGGACGAAGCGCGAGAGCCAGACGGCCAGCCGCGACGGGCGGATGCTCTCCACCTCGAAGGAGCGCCCCTGGCTGATGGCCACCACCTTCTCGCTGAGGGCGAAGAGGTCGCCCTCGCCGGGCGCCACCCCGGCGGCCTCAAGCGCCTCGGCCAGCACCTCCTCCAGTCGGTCGCCGGCGCGCACGAGGCGCGTCCGGAGCGGCACCCGCGCCCACGTCCCGCCGTCCACCGGCGAGAAGGCCAGGAGCTGCCGGCGCGGGTTGGCGCTGTGGCGGTCCAGCAGCCCGAGCGCCTCCGCCCGGGCGGGCTCCTCCAGCCCGTCGGCGGCCGCGCGGTCGCCCAGCCGGAAGGGGTCGGCGGGTCCCGCGGGCGGCTCCGCGGGGTCGACGAAGAGGCGCATCCAGATCTCCAGGTTGAGCGCCCGCCAGAAGAAGAAGGAGTCCTCCACCCGTCCCTCGCAGGCGGCGGCGAAGGCCTCGGCCACCGCCGGGCCGTCCCACCACGGGCGCGCGGCGAAGCCGGGCGAGCGCAGGAGGCTCTGCACGGCGGCGCGCTGCGCCTTCAGCCAGCGCATCTCGGGCGTGGTGAAGCCTACCTTCCAGCGGCGCAGCCGGATCCGCTCGGGCAGGACGCCCTTCATGGCGCGCCGGAAGATGGCGCGGCTCCACCCGCCGTCGATGATGGCCTCCTCCGGCAGGCGGAGGATGTACTCCACCAGCTCCTGGTCCAGGAAGGGCAGGCGCGATTCGACCGAGTGGGCCATGGAGTTCCGGTCCTCGTAGCGCAGGAGCGAAGGCAGGCTGAAGACCGTCAGGTCCTCCAGCAGCCGGCGCTTCAGGTCGTCCTGGCTGGGCAGTCGGCGCGGCGGCCGCACCCGCCCGAGGAAGTCCGGCCGCAGCAGCCGGCGCACCGGCAGCGCCCGGCGGCGCTGGGCCAGGCGCCGGCGGAGGAGCGGCGCCAGCACGTCGCGCGAGGCCCAGGCCTCGCGGAGGAGCCTGCGCCAGCGCCGCTGGCGCAGGAGCTGGCGCAGGTAGACGAAGTGGTAGGGGACGTAGCCGGCCAGCAGCTCGTCCCCGCCCTGCCCGTCCAGGGTGACGCGCACGTGCTCCGCCGCCAGGCGCATGACGCACCACTGGGCGTAGGGGCCGGTGCTCACCGTGGGCTCCTCCTGGTGCCAGACCAGCTCGCCCAGTTCTTCGACGAAATGTCCCGACTCCGGGTGGACGGCGTACCCCTCGGCGTCGACGGCCGCCAGCACCTCGCGCACGTAGGCGCTCTCGTCGATGGGGTCGCCCTCGAAGAGCGCCGAGAAGGTCTTCAGGCGCCCGCCCAGCGAGGCCGCGTCGGGCGCGCCGCGCCGGAG is a window encoding:
- the argF gene encoding ornithine carbamoyltransferase translates to MAGSLRGRSLVSLQEWSRDEISLLLEVARQAKAERRAGVVRRRFEGKSLALIFEKRSTRTRSAFETAFGEEGGWVSFLSTDDIHLGVKESVEDTARVLGRMYDAIEFRGYAQETVESLARWAGVPVYNGLTDSDHPTQVLADLLTLQEAFGRLEGLSLAFVGDGRNNMAHALLTGLPKMGVSLTVVCPPELAPRPEWLEAARAASLPGAEVRVVHEPGEGVRGADAVYTDVWASMGEEDQAEERRRILAPYQVNGALMAATGRARSIFLHCLPANKGQEVSAELFESEVSRVFDQAENRKHTIKALMLVTLL
- the arcC gene encoding carbamate kinase, which translates into the protein MEQTERLVVALGGNAILQPGQRGTYAQQTENVRLAARQVAALVRAGYRVVVTHGNGPQVGNILLQNERAAGEVEPMPLDVCGAESQGFIGYMLVQALQAELGPERPVAALVTRTVVREDDPAFREPSKPIGPFYGEEEAARLAVERGYRLKEDAGRGWRRVVPSPEPVRIVEREAIRALVEAGVLVVAAGGGGVPVVERRLPDGRRLYEGVEAVVDKDLGAQRLAVDVGADRLLMLTDVSHAYLHYRRPDARPLERLSRTEARGLLAAGEFAEGSMGPKVRAAVRFLEAGGREAVIASLAEAERALAGATGTHVLPDAVAVRA
- the asnB gene encoding asparagine synthase (glutamine-hydrolyzing), with translation MDMCGIAGFWGPPERPRLEAMTAVLRHRGPDDEGFFESPAASLGFRRLAIIDRQGGRQPMGSEDGRVQVVFNGEIYNFRELRAELAAAGHRFRTASDTEVIVHGWEAWGEECFLRFNGMWAVAVLDLRGPAPRLVLARDHFGIKPLYWTEAAGRLLFASEIKALLRNPEVERQPDEQHVYEYLVHGLHEHDEGTFFAGIHRLPAAHRLVVEEGGRRLERYWEPRLGRDAEPDPGRFLELFERSVERRLVADVPVGTCLSGGLDSSSVVCVEERLLRRGAPDAASLGGRLKTFSALFEGDPIDESAYVREVLAAVDAEGYAVHPESGHFVEELGELVWHQEEPTVSTGPYAQWCVMRLAAEHVRVTLDGQGGDELLAGYVPYHFVYLRQLLRQRRWRRLLREAWASRDVLAPLLRRRLAQRRRALPVRRLLRPDFLGRVRPPRRLPSQDDLKRRLLEDLTVFSLPSLLRYEDRNSMAHSVESRLPFLDQELVEYILRLPEEAIIDGGWSRAIFRRAMKGVLPERIRLRRWKVGFTTPEMRWLKAQRAAVQSLLRSPGFAARPWWDGPAVAEAFAAACEGRVEDSFFFWRALNLEIWMRLFVDPAEPPAGPADPFRLGDRAAADGLEEPARAEALGLLDRHSANPRRQLLAFSPVDGGTWARVPLRTRLVRAGDRLEEVLAEALEAAGVAPGEGDLFALSEKVVAISQGRSFEVESIRPSRLAVWLSRFVRRTASGIGLGIPATMELALRTAGAPRVLLAAAVGGAARLLGVRGLFYRLAGSQVAAIDGPTAGTIPPYNRHAKLPPADPDGVARRLAAWLEARYGRRVGVAVVDANDLGVRVLGASTGVDRPLVASLFRDNPLGQGSQQTPLAWLHRLAGPAAAPPS